One Haloarcula sp. CBA1127 genomic window carries:
- a CDS encoding glycosyltransferase family 4 protein codes for MTTDCVIVSQRYPPEKGGNASRIHDTAVNLGEDLDVTVLAPSLCYPPGNFERTWKRKQTEHEKGVVVHRLWTWQPQSENPSLLRRLPYYLIFAVHAALWLVMNFRQYDVVMTSTPPITTGFPGLVAAAIGNPWVIDVRDLWIENSIALGYITADSPLVKAGRTFQRLALRSADRITVTTETLGDAVADTYGSDLRDRIRVIPNGVDTGRFSSVSTTEEDNSRIVYTGNIGSAQALEPCIRAMQHVSSDDAVLQLVGDGDEVSRLKGVVERLELTDCVEFVGLVDRKRIPEILDTATVGLAPIKDSPELDYAIPTKLYEYMACSLPVVVTGRGEIKRFATDTDAGIHTEPDPESIAAAIDSLLENPDQRVAMGRDGHRIVSKEYDRKAIAGRLGEVFRTLTTGEQQELSTAPSTDHD; via the coding sequence ATGACGACTGACTGTGTCATCGTCTCTCAGCGGTATCCCCCGGAAAAGGGAGGCAATGCCTCCAGAATCCACGACACAGCTGTCAATCTTGGCGAAGACCTCGACGTGACAGTTCTGGCGCCGTCCCTCTGCTACCCACCGGGAAACTTCGAACGGACTTGGAAGCGTAAGCAGACAGAACACGAGAAGGGAGTGGTCGTCCACCGACTGTGGACGTGGCAGCCACAGAGTGAGAATCCCTCTCTGCTCCGCCGGCTCCCTTACTACCTCATATTCGCAGTCCATGCGGCACTCTGGTTAGTCATGAATTTCCGGCAGTACGACGTTGTCATGACATCTACGCCACCAATCACCACTGGCTTTCCCGGACTCGTGGCTGCTGCCATCGGGAACCCCTGGGTGATCGATGTCCGCGATCTGTGGATTGAGAACTCGATCGCCCTTGGATACATTACAGCAGACAGCCCACTGGTAAAAGCCGGGCGCACATTCCAGCGTCTTGCGTTACGCTCCGCTGATCGCATCACGGTAACAACTGAGACGCTCGGAGACGCAGTTGCTGACACGTACGGCAGCGATCTCCGGGATCGGATCCGAGTCATCCCAAACGGTGTTGACACCGGCCGGTTTTCCTCGGTTTCCACCACTGAAGAAGACAACTCGCGAATCGTATACACCGGGAATATCGGTAGTGCACAGGCACTCGAACCGTGTATCCGGGCGATGCAACACGTCTCAAGCGACGATGCTGTGCTCCAGTTAGTTGGCGACGGGGATGAAGTATCTCGGCTTAAAGGTGTAGTGGAGAGACTCGAACTCACAGACTGCGTGGAGTTTGTTGGATTGGTGGATCGTAAACGAATCCCGGAGATCCTTGACACCGCAACTGTCGGATTAGCCCCGATAAAAGACAGTCCAGAGCTGGACTACGCGATACCCACGAAGCTCTACGAGTACATGGCGTGCTCGCTACCCGTCGTCGTCACTGGGAGAGGAGAAATCAAGCGGTTCGCGACGGATACAGACGCAGGTATCCACACAGAACCCGATCCCGAGAGTATTGCGGCAGCGATTGACAGCCTCCTCGAAAATCCCGATCAGCGGGTGGCGATGGGTCGAGACGGACACCGAATCGTTTCCAAAGAGTACGACCGGAAAGCCATCGCGGGCCGACTGGGCGAGGTGTTCCGGACGTTGACAACGGGCGAACAGCAAGAATTGTCCACAGCCCCAAGTACTGACCATGACTGA